In Gossypium arboreum isolate Shixiya-1 chromosome 6, ASM2569848v2, whole genome shotgun sequence, the following are encoded in one genomic region:
- the LOC108485471 gene encoding uncharacterized protein LOC108485471 produces the protein MATFRRSKGGRRSKAIEGCKKHPKHKQSPGVCSLCLQQKLSQLSFEYSVPRCHIPVTVDCSICSSSSSSSSSSSLSSYYSSASTSASSSPMHSYHLVREGKGNSFPLLLFSGMKRNCGFFSKLLHHHSNTTTMVH, from the coding sequence ATGGCAACCTTCAGAAGATCAAAGGGTGGAAGACGATCCAAGGCTATTGAAGGATGCAAAAAACACCCAAAACACAAGCAATCACCAGGCGTTTGTTCACTTTGCTTACAACAAAAACTCTCTCAGCTATCGTTTGAATATTCCGTCCCACGATGTCATATCCCCGTTACAGTTGACTGTTCCATttgttcatcatcatcatcatcatcttcatcttCTTCGTTGTCATCTTATTATTCTTCAGCTTCAACTTCTGCTTCTTCTTCTCCTATGCATAGCTACCATTTGGTTAGAGAAGGAAAGGGTAATTCGTTTCCCTTGTTACTGTTCAGTGGCATGAAAAGGAATTGTGGGTTCTTCTCAAAGTTGCTTCATCATCACAGCAACACTACCACCATGGTTCATTAA